The sequence below is a genomic window from Ipomoea triloba cultivar NCNSP0323 chromosome 2, ASM357664v1.
TCACTTTGCCCTTGAGGAAAacttatttataaggaaaaggTGAAGACTTGATTTGGCAGTAATTTTTTTAGGCAGTGCAATGGGAAGAAAATATGCTCTGTATGACTTTCATATTCTTGATATTTAGTAGTAGTAAATTGTTGATGATTGTATTGACTAATGGCCTAATGCTTTAAGTTTTAGAAAACTAATTTCTTGTATTTGCACTGTGTCTTGTTAACCAGTGAATCTATTAGACTATTATTACTAGAGTTGTCCCACCTTTCCCCTTTGCCTCGTTCGtaattgggaaaaaaaaacGGACTTCTACTTTTCAGCTCTATGCCTCTATACATCAGTGCAACAAGGTTTAAGTTCTTGAATTTCATTGCCAGTGCTTATTGTTTGCATCATCTATTTCCTTTTACTTTGCTATGTCACCTTTTATCCTACCACTTATATTGAAAGCCTTATTCCAAAGAGAGTGGTAACTCTGAGAAGCTTCAGATGGTTGGCTTAATATTCTTCAGGTTTAGATGTTTTGTGGCTCTGCATTTGTTTGTTTCAACATCCTCTCTCAACTTCCCTTTTCTGATCACTTAAATCTCTTTTTGAGTCGttgaatttacaaattatattctttttcaacttcaTAGTggcatattttaatgtacaacaCCTAGCTCAAGATTCACGTTTGTGATGATGATCTATTGATCTTCAAACCACAGGATATAAGAGCCACATTCAAAAACAATGGGCAAGCTGGAATGTAATGGCAATGCCGATTGCAGGAGCGGGAAAAGGTGGTGGGGTGTTGGACAAGCCTGTAATAGAAAAAGCAACCCCTGGCCGTCAATCTGAGTTTGATTTGAGGTATGCATAGTAGTTAGAAATTAGGCTTCTAACATCCTTCCAATACacttctcatttttattttcaagaGAATGATGAAGTATGGGTTTTGAATGGAGAATCAAGAGAATCTGAGATAGAATTGAACCATCAGAACTAGATTTGGACATTCTAATATCTATTCTTAGAAGTGATAAAACAGAACAGCTATTGCCCTTTTAACAGTTGCACTGTGAATATACTGGCATTTTATGTCCAGCTGTCGTGATTTCATTGGATTTCAGCTTGCTAGAGAGTCCTTTTTTCCCATCTCATCTCAATACAGAAGGAAAAACTAGGAGAGGGAGATGGAAGTTCTGCTAGTTGTCCTTATCCACATTGTCATTATACGAGGAAGAAATTAAATCTTGAAACAGGTCCTAATCCATTCTGTTTGTCTTCCAGGAAATCAAGGAAAACATCCCCACCATATCGTGTGATGCTGCACAACGACAATTTCAACAAGAGGGAGTATGTCGTCCAAGTCCTTATGAAGGTCATACCAGGGATGACCCTTGACAATGCCGTAAACATCATGCAAGAGGCACATCACAATGGCCTCTCGGTGGTCATAATCTGTGCGCAGGTTGATGCAGAAGACCATTGCACGCAGCTTAGAGGTAATGGCCTGTTGAGCTCAATTGAACCCGCCAGTGGCGGTGGTTGTTGAAGTGCACGAATCTCGTGTAGAAAATATAATCTGTATAACATACTAGAGTttacacatatatgtacatagaTGATGGGAATGAAATAGTTCTGGAACTTTGTTGAATGTTGAAACAGCAGATTGATGCCATTGCTGCTGGGCAACTGGTGCAAATTATGGACACTTTGAACATACCAAGCTGTGTTCTTCATGCCTATTGTACATAAATGACAAAAAAGTTAGGTGGATTAAAGGCTTATTggtgaaaaaaatgaaatgaaaaaaccTGCTAATTCTAGCCAAACTTGAGATAACACAGTAAGACATGTGGTCCTTTATTCTAATTAGAATTATCATAAtgtacaaatattttaattttatttcaccAATGACTCAATGAGGCTTATAATATTCAGATGTTCAATACATTATGTTTAACACAGCCAGCAAGGATTGGGTCTAGATTAGTAATTTCATGATGTAGAACAATAACACAACAAACTAATTTGGAGAaagcaattaattaatgaaaaaggTAAAGTTTACTGGTAAACTTAGAATAGTAAACATAGgacttattattaatatagtattCAGATGGTCAACAGTTGTTATACTTGGTACACCTTGTATTGTGAACTTTTATCCAGAAATTATCTATctgcaattaaaatattatgacTACAACAGATTAtgcacatataaataaattgaaagcaatatgcgcataatatgttaacttaatttgaattttattttggactatggtccacaatgcaaggtgatccttggtccatggtataatttaccgATAATCAATACATTGGCTACAATCCAAATGAATAAACACTAAGGGAAGTTTGGGAAATGACTTATCAACCAAAGTCTGGCTTGTTTGActggtcaaacagctaatatgagtgtttggtaAACAGATTTTTGACTTAGCTTATTGATGCCAATAAGCTTAAAATGAAAAAGCTACTTCTA
It includes:
- the LOC116008051 gene encoding ATP-dependent Clp protease adapter protein CLPS1, chloroplastic-like, whose product is MATAICCRVSLSANHIFHPKPGYKSHIQKQWASWNVMAMPIAGAGKGGGVLDKPVIEKATPGRQSEFDLRKSRKTSPPYRVMLHNDNFNKREYVVQVLMKVIPGMTLDNAVNIMQEAHHNGLSVVIICAQVDAEDHCTQLRGNGLLSSIEPASGGGC